A single genomic interval of Corvus cornix cornix isolate S_Up_H32 chromosome 11, ASM73873v5, whole genome shotgun sequence harbors:
- the BBS2 gene encoding Bardet-Biedl syndrome 2 protein yields the protein MLVPVFTLKLNHKILPRMVALGRYDGTHPCLAAATQAGKVFIHNPHARGQRTNTNRMVQSNQDSDISLLNINQGITCLTSGVLNPQLGYDCLLVGTQTNLLAYDVYNNSDLFYREVSDGANAIVLGKLGGISPPLAIIGGNCALQGFDYEGNDRFWTVTGDNVRSLALCDFDGDGKAELLVGSEDFDIRVFKEDEIVAEMSETETVTALSPMYGSRFGYALANGTVGVYNKTARYWRIKSKNQAMSIHAFDLNSDGVCELITGWSNGKVDARSDRTGEVIFKDNFASSIAGLVEGDYRMDGSTQLICCSIDGEVRGYLPGGEDMKGNLMDTSAEQDLIRELSQKKQNLLLELKNYEENAKAELNTQLKEADGLRGVIPANTQLQTALSVNLGSDSQSAHVELCISTTNDTIIRAVLIFAEGIFEGESHVVHPSLQNLSGCVRVPLTPPKDVPVDLHIKAFVGYRNSTQFHVFELTRQLPRFSMYALSSPDSATEPLSFVNCTTNERPQRIVMWLNQSFLLPEDAEFQSAPFQVCFTSLRNAGQLCIKIKPGGEISINTDDIDLAGDIIQSMASFLAIEDLQVEADFPAYFEELRKVLVKVDEHHAVNQRLTADMAEHSNLIRSMLVQAEDARLLGDMKNMKTRYSELYDLNRDLINQYKIRCNNHTELLNNLKAVNQAIQRAGRLRVGKPKTQVISACRDAIRSNNFNTLFRIMRVGTASS from the exons ATGTTGGTGCCCGTGTTCACGCTGAAGCTCAACCATAAGATCCTGCCCCGTATGGTGGCGCTGGGCCGGTACGACGGGACGCACCCCTGCCTGGCGGCCGCCACGCAGGCGGGCAAG GTTTTTATTCACAATCCTCATGCCCGAGGACAGAGAACAAACACAAACCGAATGGTGCAAAGTAACCAAGATTCAGACATCTCTCTTCTGAACATTAATCAAGGGATCACTTGTCTGACTTCAGGGGTGCTGAACCCTCAGCTGGGTTATGATTGTCTTCTGGTTGGAACACAGACTAATTTATTGGCTTATGATGTGTATAACAACTCGGATTTGTTTTACAGAGAG GTTTCAGATGGAGCCAATGCAATAGTTCTTGGAAAGCTGGGAGGTATTTCACCTCCACTTGCTATTATTGGTGGAAACTGTGCCCTGCAGGGCTTTGATTATGAAGGAAATGACCGTTTTTGGACG GTTACTGGAGACAACGTTCGTTCCTTAGCACTGTGTGACTTTGATGGTGATGGGAAAGCTGAG cttcttgttGGCTCTGAAGATTTTGACATCCGCGTGTTTAAAGAAGATGAAATTGTGGCAGAAATGTCAGAGACTGAG ACTGTCACTGCACTTAGCCCCATGTATGGCAGTCGCTTTGGCTACGCTCTTGCTAATGGCACCGTCGGAGTTTATAACAAGACAGCGCGGTACTGGAGGATTAAG TCAAAAAACCAAGCCATGAGCATACATGCGTTTGACCTGAACTCTGATGGAGTGTGTGAGTTGATCACTGGCTGGTCTAATGGGAAG GTTGATGCACGCAGTGACCGGACTGGGGAGGTCATCTTTAAGGACAACTTCGCTTCCTCGATTGCAGGACTGGTGGAGGGGGATTACAGAATGGATGGGAGCACCCAGTTAATCTGCTGCTCAATTGATGGTGAAG TCCGAGGCTATCTGCCAGGAGGTGAGGACATGAAAGGGAACCTAATGGATACAAGTGCTGAGCAGGATCTTATCCGAGAACTTagtcaaaagaaacaaaatctgctGCTGGAATTGAAAAATTATGAGGAAAATGCAAAG GCTGAATTGAACACTCAGTTGAAGGAAGCTGATGGGCTGAGAGGTGTGATTCCAGCAAACACCCAACTCCAGACAGCCCTGTCAGTTAATCTGGGCTCTGACAGCCAGTCTGCCCATGTGGAGCTGTGTATTTCCACCACAAATG ACACAATCATCCGTGCTGTGCTGATCTTTGCTGAGGGCATATTTGAAGGAGAGAGCCATGTGGTCCACCCCAGTCTCCAGAACCTCTCAGGCTGTGTTCGTGTTCCCCTTACTCCACCCAAAGATGTCCCTGTGGATTTGCACATCAAAGCCTTTGTGGGTTACCGAAACAG TACACAGTTCCACGTATTTGAGTTGACAAGACAGCTTCCCCGCTTTTCCATGTATGCCCTGAGCAGCCCGGACTCGGCCACAGAGCCCCTGAGCTTTGTTAACTGTACCACGAATGAGAGGCCACAAAGG ATTGTTATGTGGCTGAATCAGAGCTTCTTGCTGCCAGAGGATGCAGAGTTTCAGAGCGCTCCCTTTCAGGTTTGCTTCACTTCCCTTCGTAATGCAGGTCAGCTCTGCATCAAAATCAAGCCTGGTGGAGAG ATTTCCATCAACACAGATGATATTGATCTAGCTGGTGACATTATCCAATCAATGGCCTCTTTCCTGGCCATTGAAGATTTGCAGGTGGAAGCAGATTTTCCTGCATACTTTGAGGAGCTGCGGAAAGTGTTGGTGAAG GTGGATGAGCACCACGCAGTGAATCAGAGGCTCACTGCTGACATGGCTGAACACTCCAACCTCATCCGCAGCATGCTGGTTCAGGCAGAGGATGCCCGGCTCCTGGGAGACAT GAAAAACATGAAGACACGGTACAGCGAGCTGTATGACCTGAACAGAGATTTAATAAATCAGTACAAAATTCGTTGTAATAATCACACAGAGCTGTTGAATAACCTGAAAGCTGTGAATCAGGCAATCCAGAGGGCTGGGCGGTTACGTG ttGGCAAACCTAAGACGCAAGTGATCAGTGCTTGTCGGGATGCAATAAGAAGCAACAACTTCAACACACTGTTCAGGATAATGCGTGTGGGAACAGCCTCTTCTTAA
- the OGFOD1 gene encoding LOW QUALITY PROTEIN: prolyl 3-hydroxylase OGFOD1 (The sequence of the model RefSeq protein was modified relative to this genomic sequence to represent the inferred CDS: deleted 1 base in 1 codon): protein MATKRHGAAAPAAAKRGRREARAELCAALGDAALRERAGAAWARGERLRHEAVVLESAPFRHAVIPGFLAGPAFAEALRDELLGLGFRGRRNDLLSLWQSEELGASPEPHVAALRHALCEEFRVWLSAVTQIELEPTIDISCAKYEYTDVLLCHDDELEGRRIAFILYLVPPWEKSDGGTLDLYSTDEHFQPQQITKSLVPSWNTLVFFEVSPVSFHQVSEVVSRKCRLSVSGWFHGPSVARPARHIEAPLARSPHIPYDHEILYEWINLVYLDMDSQAQIQEEFEEQSEILLKDFLKKEKYQLLCEALENKEIRWSSQGPANKRLYEAAEEDSLPDTLKKFLQLLRSEALFLLLSNFTGLKLHFLAPSDEDEDAGEGQAADTTGHSSPKPKQEETEQPANGNPHQPHQSDNTPEAQDSETQSGSGTPVCAGELRRWTHGHYTLVHDSQATEFALDLLFFCGCEDWDPEYGGFTSYIAKGEDEELLTVNPEDNCLALVYRDKETMKFVKYINHRSLARLNKHPNRTGFWDFSFVYYE from the exons ATGGCCACCAAGCGTCACGGAGCGGCAGCGCCGGCGGCGGCGAAGCGCGGGAGGCGCGAGGCGCGCGCAGAGCTCTGCGCGGCCCTCGGGGACGCGGCGCTGCGGGAGCGCGCGGGGGCGGCCTGGGCCCGCGGGGAGCGGCTCCGGCACG AAGCGGTGGTGCTGGAGTCGGCCCCGTTCCGCCACGCTGTCATTCCCGGTTTCCTGGCGGGCCCGGCTTTCGCGGAGGCGCTGCGGGATGAACTGCTG GGTCTCGGCTTCCGCGGACGGCGCAACGACCTCCTTTCGCTGTGGCAG TCCGAGGAGCTGGGGGCAAGCCCGGAGCCCCACGTCGCCGCCCTGAG GCATGCTCTGTGTGAAGAATTCCGAGTGTGGCTTTCTGCTGTGACCCAGATAGAGCTGGAGCCAACTATTGACATATCCTGTGCTAAATATGAATATACTG ATGTGTTGCTGTGCCATGATGATGAACTGGAAGGTCGGAGAATCGCTTTCATCCTGTACCTTGTCCCACCCTGGGAGAAAAGTGATGGAGGAACGTTGGATCTGTACAGCACAGATG aacACTTTCAGCCACAGCAAATCACCAAGTCATTAGTGCCTTCGTGGAACACGCTGGTTTTCTTTGAAGTGTCTCCAGTCTCTTTCCACCAG GTGTCAGAAGTTGTGTCACGGAAGTGCCGCCTGTCAGTGAGCGGTTGGTTCCACGGCCCGTCTGTGGCCAGACCTGCACGGCACATTGAAGCGCCCTTGGCCAGGAGCCCACACATCCCCTATGAT CATGAAATATTATATGAGTGGATCAATCTAGTTTATTTGGACATGGACTCCCAAGCTCAAATCCAGGAGGAATTTGAGGAGCAATCAGAAATTCTCCTGAAAGACTTTCTTAAG AAAGAGAAATACCAACTACTCTGTGAAGCATTGGAGAACAAAGAAATCCGGTGGAGTAGTCAGGGGCCAGCCAATAAAAG ACTCTAtgaggcagcagaggaagacAGCCTCCCTGACACTCTGAAGAAATTCCTGCAGCTGTTGCGCTCTGAGGCCTTGTTTTTACTGCTTTCCAACTTCACTGGCCTAAAGCTGCACTTCCTGGCTCCTTCTGATGAGGATGAAGATGCTGGGGAGGGACAAGCAGCGGACACCACTGGGCACAGCAGTCCCAAACCTAAGCAGGAAGAGACTGAACAACCTGCTAATGGCAATCCCCATCAGCCACACCAGTCTGACAACACTCCTGAAGCACAAGACAGTGAGACACAGAGCG GCTCGGGCACCCCTGTGTGTGCGGGGGAGCTGCGACGCTGGACCCATGGGCACTACACTCTTGTCCACGACTCTCAAGCTACAGAATTTGCTCTTGACCTGCTCTTCTTCTGTGGCTGTGAAG acTGGGATCCTGAATATGGTGGCTTTACTTCCTACATTGCTAAAGGTGAAGATGAAGAG CTGTTGACAGTGAATCCAGAGGACAACTGCTTGGCCTTAGTTTATAGAGACAAAGAAACGATGAAGTTTGTGAAGTACATCAACCATCGAAGCTTGGCACGCCTGAACAAGCATCCAAACAGAACAggattttgggatttttcctttgtctATTATGAGTGA
- the NUDT21 gene encoding cleavage and polyadenylation specificity factor subunit 5, giving the protein MSVVPPNRSQTGGPRVNQFGNKYIQQTKPLTLERTINLYPLTNYTFGTKEPLYEKDSSVAARFQRMREEFDKIGMRRTVEGVLIVHEHRLPHVLLLQLGTTFFKLPGGELNPGEDEVEGLKRLMTEILGRQDGVQQDWVIDDCIGNWWRPNFEPPQYPYIPAHITKPKEHKKLFLVQLQEKALFAVPKNYKLVAAPLFELYDNAPGYGPIISSLPQLLSRFNFIYN; this is encoded by the exons ATGTCCGTGGTGCCGCCTAATCGCTCGCAGACCGGTGGCCCGCGGGTGAACCAGTTTGGGAACAAATACATCCAGCAGACGAAGCCGCTCACGCTCGAAAGGACCATCAACCT GTATCCTCTGACCAACTACACGTTTGGCACAAAGGAGCCTCTGTATGAGAAGGACAGTTCTGTGGCAGCTCGGTTTCAGCGCATGAGAGAAGAGTTTGACAAGATTGGCATGAGGCGGACAGTGGAAGGGGTTCTGATTGTGCATGAGCACAGGCTGCCCCACGTGCTGTTACTGCAGCTGGGTACAACTTTTTTCAAGCT ACCTGGTGGTGAACTCAATCCAGGAGAAGATGAGGTAGAAGGGCTCAAACGCTTAATGACAGAg ATACTGGGTCGTCAGGATGGTGTTCAGCAAGACTGGGTGATTGATGACTGCATTGGCAACTGGTGGAGACCAAACTTCGAACCTCCACAG TATCCCTATATCCCAGCTCATATTACAAAGCCTAAAGAACACAAAAAGCTCTTTTTGGTCCAGCTTCAAGAAAAGG CTTTGTTTGCAGTCCCCAAAAATTACAAGCTGGTTGCAGCACCGTTGTTTGAGCTCTATGACAATGCGCCAGGATATGGACCCATTATTTCCAGCCTTCCTCAACTTTTGAGCAG GTTCAACTTTATTTACAACTGA